CTGCCGGAGCTGGCAAGTCGGGCAGCGGGCCTGTCAGATCTGGTAAGTCCGGCAGCTCCGCTGCTGTGGTGAGTACTGGTTTTCAGTTATGGCTGTTTTCCGGCGGCAGATGATATTCTGCCGCCGTTTTCCTGTGCTGGTCCGGCAGACGGAAGGCTGACGGGCCGTATCCGTACGGCATCCGGCTGTTTTTTCCGGTGCTGCCGCGGCGGATATGGTGTCATCGGCCGTGTTTTCGGTCGTGTTTTCGCCGGTGTTTTGCCTGAGAAGCCGGTTGCCGCGGTGGTGCATGCCTGAGGTCTGTGCCGCTTTTTTTTTTGTGCTGTTTGCGGAACGGGGAGGCCGGCTGCCGTTATCACATTGATTTTATAGTTGGTTGTGTAACCAAAAAAATACTGGCTGCAAAAGTAAGTACTTGTATGGGGTGAGTAATCAGTCATTCAGGTAAAATATGTAAAAACAGAAGCTTGTCGGAGTATGTTATTTTTTTCACATTGTGCTTGACTGATTTTTCGGGCGGTCGTATAAGGAAGTCAACGTGATTGAGCGCTCAGTTTGAAAGGTGTTCAGTCAGACTTCGCAGAATCAAAGTGAGGATATGCTCATGCGTACAAGAAGAAGAATGAACAGAGACGACCGTCAGCAGATTTACCGTTGGGTTACCCGTGCTGTCATGGGATGTCTTATTCTCGCACTGGCAGCCGGATGTTTCTCTTCCCGTTCTGACAACAGCAAGCTGGTTCACGGCATGCCTGTAGCTGCCATGTCGGCTTTGCAGTCTCCTCAGACAAATTTCTAGCAGTTTAGCCATTGCCGGCCATGGGTTTTTGTACCCGCCAGCCCGCCCGATGTTATCGGGCGGGCTTTTCTTATGCGGGTAAAAAAAGGGGTACGGGCGGGTGATATCTGTACGCGGCACAGTGCATGCCTGCGGCGGGTGCGGCGCACGTGCACGCAGGGGTCAGATGTCCGTGCTCAGGGTGGAAAGGTCGCCGGTGGACTGTCCGGTACTTTCGGCGCGCAGCAGGCGTCGCATGATCTTGCCGTTTTTATTTTTCGGCAGGGCGCTGCGGAATTCAACCTCGCGGATGACGGCCACGGGGCCGAGTTCGCGCCGGGCGTGTTCTATGAGGTCCTGATCGGTTTCTCCGGTCATCATCATGGTGGCCACGGGGGGTTGGTCGTCATGCAGCACCACAAATGCTTTGGCCACTTCTCCGCGTATTTCGTCAGGCACGCCCACTACGGCGCATTCTGCCACGGCAGGGTGCGAAGCCAGTGCGGCTTCCAGTTCGGCGGTACCTATGCGGTGCCCCGCTATAAGCATCACATCATCGGCACGTCCTTGTATCCACAGGTAGCCGTCTTCGTCTTTGCGGGCCACGTCGCCGGAAAAATACCAGCCGGGAAAGCGCTCCCAGTACAGCCTGCGATAGGCTTCCGGATCGTTGAAGATGGTGGTCAGCATGGCGGGCCACGGTTTTTTGATGACCAGATATCCGCCTTGTCCGTGCGGTACCGGAGCACCGCTTTCGTCCACCACGTCCACTTCCACCCCCGGCAGCGGGCGTGTGACGGAACCGGGCTTGAGCAGCGATACCGGCAGCGGGGAAATCATGAACATACCCGTTTCTGTCTGCCACCATGTGTCGAGCACGGGGCAGCGGCTGCGGCCGATATGCTTGTGAAACCACGTCCACGCTTCGGGGCTTATGGGTTCGCCCACGGTGCCCAGCAGCCGCAGGGTGCCCAGCGTGTGGCGGTCGGGGTTCTGCCGCCCGAAGCGCATCAGCATGCGTATGAGCGTGGGCACCGTGTACAGCACCGTGACACCCCAGCGCTGTACGACGGACCAGGCCCTGCCGGCTTCGGGGTACAGCGGATGTCCCTCGTAAAGCAGCGTTGTGGTGCCCGCCATGAGCGGCCCGTATACCACGTAGCTGTGTCCGGTGATCCACGCGGGATCGGCCGTGCACCAGAAAATGTCAGTGGGTTTAAGGTCGAACACCCAGTCCAGAGTGCGGTTGACGCCTACCATGTACCCGCCGTGAGCATGTACAATGCCTTTGGGAGCGCCCGTGGTGCCCGATGTGTACAGGATGAACAGCGGGTGAGCGGCATCCAGTGATTCGGTGAATGCTTCATCGGGCTGGTCGCGCACAAAATCGTGGTACCAGACGTCTCTGTCGTCTTTCATGGCGGTTTCCACCAGCACGCGGTGCACCACCACAACTTTTTTCAGCACGGCAGCCGCCGCGCCGGAACATTTGGCCACCGCGGCATCCACGGTGCCTTTCAGCGTTATCACCCTGCCGTTGCGGTAGAACCCGTCTGCGGTGATTATGGCAGCAGGTGTGGCGTCATTAATGCGGTCGCGTAGGCTGCGTGCGGAAAATCCCCCGAAAACAACGGAATGTACCGCGCCGATTTTTGCCGCAGCCAGCATGGCTATGACGGTTTCCGGCAAAGGCGGCATGTGGATGAGCACCCGGTCGCCTTTACCTATGCCCGCGGCCCGCAACGCATTGGCGGCTTTATTCACTTCGCGGTACAGTTCGTAATAGGTAAGCTTGCGTGTGTCTCCGGGTTCGCCTTCCCATATGAGCGCCAGTTTATTTTTGTTTGCGGTTTCTATGTGCCTGTCCAGCGCATTGTAGACAATGTTGCAGCGGGCACCGGCAAACCAGCGGTAGAAGGGAGCTGCGGAATCATCCAGCACGGTATCCCATTTGCGGAACCACGAAAGTTCTTCCGCCGCTTCTTCCCAGAATCCCAGCCAGTCGCTTTCCGCGCGGGCGCGGGCGATGGCCACATCCTGCGGGTTCATGTTCGCCTCTGCCACGATGCGCGGCATGGGCCGGAACACACGTTCTTCGCACAGCAGGGTGTCCAGAGTTCCTGAACCTTCAGGGGCGGTGCATAGCGGTTGTTTGGCGGACATGGTTACAATCCCAGAACCTGTTTGAGTTCGCCGATGCGCCGGCGGCTGATGGGCAGTTCGATCCGTGTGCGGCCTGCGGTGCGCAGCATAAAGCTGGAACCGGGCAGCGAAGCGATTTCCGTGACCATATTCAGATTGACCAGATACTTGCGGTGCACTCTGAAAAAACGGTGCGGTTTGAGTTTGCCTTCAAGAATTTTAAGCCGGTACGAGGTCAGATACTTCTGCTCGGCCGTGTGTACATAGGTATAGTCTTCGTAGGCTTCCACAAAAACTATTTCGTCATAGGGCAGCAGCAGGGTTTTGCCTTCGTAAGTGATGGCCAGTTTTTCTATTTCTACAGGGCGGTAGGTGCTGTTGTAGTCCCATGCCTGTTTCAGCGCATCCAGAAAGCCGTCCTGTTCGTCGTCAGCCAGCGGTACCTGAACTGTTGCATCGTCTTCTGCCGTGGTATCGGTCTGAAGGCCGTGTCCCGCTGTACCGGCGGGTGCGGGCGCGGCTTTTTCGTTCCAGCGGGTTTCCGGGTCGGGCGCCAGCTTGAAGTGGCTGCAGAACTGCCGCAGCCGGGCAATTGTTCTGGAAAAACGCTGCGCCGTACATGGCCAGATGAGGTAGTCGGTGGCATCCAGCTCGAATCCGGCAAAGGCATGGGTTTCGTCGGAAGCAATGAACACCAGTGCCGGACGGTGCCTGCGGCCCATAAGTCGCTGGGCGAATTCCAGCCCCTGCTCCGGCTGCTGCAGGTCTACCCCGCAGAACACCGCACCGTAATGGATGGCGTTCAGCAGTTCCTGCGCCTCGTTTGCACATACCGCTTCGCCCACCACGCGCAGAAAGGGTACCTGCGAAACATGCGCACGCAGGCTGTGCCGGACGGCAGCGTCCGGATGCAGAATGAGCGATGTCAGTCTGGGCATTGATATCCTGACAGAAGAATAGGGTTTTCAAGACTGTACACGGCCTGCCGACTTCTGTGAAGCATAATGGACTGTTTGTGCAGGCAGTCACCTGTCTCGCAGCGGGATGGCGCACAGGGTGCCGGGCCGGTTTTTGTGACATTTGCGCGACATTCGCCCGCCGCCGGGGCTACGTTCTTTTGTTACGGCCTGTCGGGGTGTAAGCTGTACGGCATAACGCAAGGAGGCAGAGCATGCCGATGAAGAAAACCATATTGTTTCTCTGTACGGGCAATTCGTGCCGCAGCCAGATGGCCGAAGGGTGGACCAGAAAGCTGAAAGGCGATGAATTCGAGGTGCGTTCCGCCGGAGTGGAAACTCACGGACTCAATCCGCTGGCGGTGGAGGTCATGGCCGAGGCCGGAGTGGATATTTCCGGCCATCGGTCAAAGCTGGTTTCCGAACTGGATGTGGATACATTCGACTATGTGGTCACTGTCTGCGACCATGCCAGTGAGCACTGTCCGTTTTTTCCTGCCGAAAGCCGCAGAATTCATGCCGGATTTCCGGATCCGCCGGCTCTGGCGCGTACGGCGGCAACGCATGAAGAAGCGCTGGAGCACTACCGCCGGGTGCGCGACGCCATACGTGATTTTGTACAGAGCCTGCCTGCGCCTCTGCTGTAATCCGTGTCCGGAATTCCGGCCGCAGAAGCACGCAGAAAAGCCCCCTTGCGGGGGCTTTTGTTTATTTGCGGGCAAGACGGGGGCGCCGCGGGAGTTACAGCGCGAAAGAGACGGCCACAGGCTCTGCCGCCTGATTGCGGTGTCCGCCGTTGCTGCCGTGGCCCAGACCGTTCATGCGGGATCCGGAGCCGCCGCCGAGGCAGGCCACAAGATTGCTCTCTGCATTGTTCAGCTGTGCGGACTGTGCATTTTTATGCATCATGCCTTTCTGCATGTGTGCGCCTTTGTGCATCATGCCTTTCATGCCTTTCATGCCGCAGCCCTGCGCGCCGCCGGTCAGAAACATGCCGTGCCGCAGAGGCAGGCTGATACCCAGCGCCTTTTCCAGCTTGTCATTCATGTCCATGCGGGCAGTATCCAGAGTGGTACGCAGCCCTGCTATGGCGTCGGCCAGCGGAGCAAACATTTCAGGCGAAGCGTTGGGATTCATACGCAGTGCATCCAGTTCAGCGGAGCGTGCCCACAGTTCACTGCGTACCTTGGCCGTGTCGGCGTAGGTTTTTTTCACAATGGCATCGTACTGCTTCTGCTGTTCTTCCGTCAGCATGAGCCGGTGTGCGCCCATGCCGTGGCCCATCATGTGTCCGCCGGTTTCATGGTTCATATGCCCGGGGGCCTGCTGATGCATCTGATGATTCATAGCGGGTGACTGGGCAGAACCGGTGGTGGTCTGTGCGGCCACGGCGGCACCGGCGGTGCCGAGAGTGAGTACGAGGGCAAAAGCGGTTACGTTGCGGCGAATGGTATTCATGGTGATACTCCTTGATGGTTGCTTAATGTTGGCAGCAATACAGCAATAGGTGTGCCAAATTGTTAATTACATATAATTATTGAATAATATTTTTCGTTGCATCCGGCGCGCATCAATTGTGTACAATTTTTATACACCGAGTAGAAGAAGAGCCCTGTATAAAAACAAGACACTGTCTTTTTTTTATACACCGGCGGCCCGCGGCACGGCGCCGGTGTCATGCGGCAGGGCTTTCCTGAGGGCGGGGGTCGTAGTATTAGACTTTGAAAGGCAAATACCGTATGAATTCCTGTTCAACGCGGGGCGGCCATGTGTGCCGGTGCCGCGTTTATTGAATCTATCACCCAAGTCCACACAGGAGGCGTGCCGCTTCGCGCGGCCACCGACATATGGCTAAACAGTCAAATATCCGCAATTTCAGCATTATCGCTCATATCGATCATGGCAAGTCCACGCTTGCCGACCGTATTCTGGACGTGACCGGTCTGGTGACCGAGCGTGACAAACGTGACCAGTATCTGGACAGAATGGAACTGGAGCGCGAACGCGGCATCACCATTAAGGCGCAGGCGGTGCGCATTCCGTACAAGGCCGCGGACGGCAGGGAATATGTGCTCAACCTGATCGACACTCCCGGCCACGTGGACTTCAGTTATGAAGTTTCACGCTCGCTTGCGGCGTGCGAAGGTGCGCTGCTTGTGGTTGACGCCACACAGGGGGTAGAAGCACAGACGCTGGCCAACGTTTTTCTGGCCCTTGATCATGATCATGAAATCATTCCGGTGCTGAACAAGATTGATCTGCCCAGTTCGGATATTGCCCGTGTAAAGGCCGAAATCGAAGACGGCATCGGGCTGGACGCAGCGGAAGCCGTAGAGGTGAGCGCCAAGACCGGTCTTAATGTGGACAAGGTGCTGGAAGCCATTGTGGAACGTCTGCCCGCGCCCGAGGGTGACTCCGATGCGCCGCTTCAGGCGCTGATTTTTGACTCGTGGTATGATTCGTATCAGGGCGTCGTGGTTATGTTCCGCGTGATGCACGGCACCATCAGAAAGGGTGACAGCATCCAGATGATGGCCACCGGCAAAAAGTACGAAGTGACGCGGCTGGGGGTGTTTTCTCCCGAAGCAAAAGACGTCGACTGCTTTACCGCCGGTGATGTGGGCTTTTTATGCGCTGCCATCAAGGAACTGGGCGACGCCAAAGTGGGCGATACCGTAACCCATTCGTCCAGACCGGCCGCCACGCCGCTGCCCGGATTCAAAGAAGTCAAGCCCATGGTGTTCTGCGGACTGTATCCCACTGATTCCAGCGAATACGAACAGTTGAAGTATGCGCTGGAAAAACTGCAGCTTAACGACG
Above is a window of Oleidesulfovibrio alaskensis DSM 16109 DNA encoding:
- the acs gene encoding acetate--CoA ligase, which produces MSAKQPLCTAPEGSGTLDTLLCEERVFRPMPRIVAEANMNPQDVAIARARAESDWLGFWEEAAEELSWFRKWDTVLDDSAAPFYRWFAGARCNIVYNALDRHIETANKNKLALIWEGEPGDTRKLTYYELYREVNKAANALRAAGIGKGDRVLIHMPPLPETVIAMLAAAKIGAVHSVVFGGFSARSLRDRINDATPAAIITADGFYRNGRVITLKGTVDAAVAKCSGAAAAVLKKVVVVHRVLVETAMKDDRDVWYHDFVRDQPDEAFTESLDAAHPLFILYTSGTTGAPKGIVHAHGGYMVGVNRTLDWVFDLKPTDIFWCTADPAWITGHSYVVYGPLMAGTTTLLYEGHPLYPEAGRAWSVVQRWGVTVLYTVPTLIRMLMRFGRQNPDRHTLGTLRLLGTVGEPISPEAWTWFHKHIGRSRCPVLDTWWQTETGMFMISPLPVSLLKPGSVTRPLPGVEVDVVDESGAPVPHGQGGYLVIKKPWPAMLTTIFNDPEAYRRLYWERFPGWYFSGDVARKDEDGYLWIQGRADDVMLIAGHRIGTAELEAALASHPAVAECAVVGVPDEIRGEVAKAFVVLHDDQPPVATMMMTGETDQDLIEHARRELGPVAVIREVEFRSALPKNKNGKIMRRLLRAESTGQSTGDLSTLSTDI
- a CDS encoding LytR/AlgR family response regulator transcription factor; its protein translation is MPRLTSLILHPDAAVRHSLRAHVSQVPFLRVVGEAVCANEAQELLNAIHYGAVFCGVDLQQPEQGLEFAQRLMGRRHRPALVFIASDETHAFAGFELDATDYLIWPCTAQRFSRTIARLRQFCSHFKLAPDPETRWNEKAAPAPAGTAGHGLQTDTTAEDDATVQVPLADDEQDGFLDALKQAWDYNSTYRPVEIEKLAITYEGKTLLLPYDEIVFVEAYEDYTYVHTAEQKYLTSYRLKILEGKLKPHRFFRVHRKYLVNLNMVTEIASLPGSSFMLRTAGRTRIELPISRRRIGELKQVLGL
- a CDS encoding arsenate reductase ArsC; translated protein: MPMKKTILFLCTGNSCRSQMAEGWTRKLKGDEFEVRSAGVETHGLNPLAVEVMAEAGVDISGHRSKLVSELDVDTFDYVVTVCDHASEHCPFFPAESRRIHAGFPDPPALARTAATHEEALEHYRRVRDAIRDFVQSLPAPLL
- the lepA gene encoding translation elongation factor 4, translating into MAKQSNIRNFSIIAHIDHGKSTLADRILDVTGLVTERDKRDQYLDRMELERERGITIKAQAVRIPYKAADGREYVLNLIDTPGHVDFSYEVSRSLAACEGALLVVDATQGVEAQTLANVFLALDHDHEIIPVLNKIDLPSSDIARVKAEIEDGIGLDAAEAVEVSAKTGLNVDKVLEAIVERLPAPEGDSDAPLQALIFDSWYDSYQGVVVMFRVMHGTIRKGDSIQMMATGKKYEVTRLGVFSPEAKDVDCFTAGDVGFLCAAIKELGDAKVGDTVTHSSRPAATPLPGFKEVKPMVFCGLYPTDSSEYEQLKYALEKLQLNDAAFSFEAETSQALGFGYRCGFLGLLHMEIVQERLEREFNIGLIATAPSVVYKVLTVDGEEKYIENPAALPDPTKIEGLYEPYVRMEIHVPNEFVGNVFKLCEEKRGIQKDMRYLAVNRVIITYELPFAEIVYDFFDKLKSLTRGYASMDYEIIDYRQSNLVKLDMLINGDPVDALACIVHRDKAYYQGRAIALRLKRTIPRQMFEVVVQAAIGNKIIARERNAPLRKNVTAKCYGGDITRKRKLLEKQKEGKKRMKRMGNVELPQEAFLAALQVDDE